A portion of the bacterium genome contains these proteins:
- a CDS encoding thiamine pyrophosphate-dependent dehydrogenase E1 component subunit alpha, producing the protein MRTIRRFEEKLVELVTAGKLAGFLHLYAGQEAVAVGVCNQLDNRDIVNSTHRGHGHCIAKGVEVKGMMAELFGKSTGTCKGKGGSMHIADLDCGMLGANGIVGAGIPLTAGAALTAQVKQTGGVAVGFFGDGATNQGAFHEALNMASIWKLPAVFILENNLYGEATPVEFVTGVRDLAERAGSYGMPSAIADGMDFFDVYEKSAEAIERARNGEGPTLLECKTYRYMGHYVGDPETYRTKEETEEWRQNRDAIDRFEKDVTEISTLESGDLRKIDAEIEELLDSAVAEAEAAPYPNPEDVLADVYVTP; encoded by the coding sequence ATGCGCACGATCCGGCGTTTCGAAGAAAAACTGGTGGAACTGGTCACCGCGGGAAAACTCGCCGGTTTCCTGCACCTCTACGCGGGACAGGAGGCGGTCGCTGTGGGGGTGTGCAATCAGCTCGACAACCGCGACATCGTCAACTCCACCCACCGCGGTCACGGCCACTGCATCGCGAAGGGCGTCGAGGTCAAGGGCATGATGGCCGAACTGTTCGGCAAGTCCACGGGCACGTGCAAGGGCAAGGGTGGTTCGATGCACATCGCCGATCTGGACTGCGGCATGCTCGGAGCCAATGGAATCGTCGGCGCGGGGATCCCGCTCACTGCAGGTGCGGCGTTGACTGCGCAGGTCAAGCAGACAGGTGGCGTTGCGGTGGGCTTTTTCGGCGACGGGGCCACCAACCAGGGCGCCTTCCACGAGGCGCTCAATATGGCTTCGATCTGGAAACTGCCCGCGGTCTTCATCCTGGAGAACAACCTGTATGGGGAAGCCACTCCGGTGGAGTTCGTGACCGGTGTGCGAGACCTCGCCGAACGCGCAGGCTCCTATGGCATGCCGAGTGCGATCGCAGACGGCATGGACTTCTTCGATGTATACGAAAAATCCGCGGAAGCCATCGAGCGCGCACGCAACGGCGAAGGACCCACGCTGCTCGAATGCAAGACCTACCGCTATATGGGGCATTACGTGGGCGACCCGGAGACCTATCGCACCAAGGAAGAAACCGAGGAGTGGCGGCAGAACCGGGATGCCATCGATCGCTTTGAAAAAGACGTGACCGAAATCAGCACTCTGGAATCCGGCGATCTGCGCAAGATCGACGCAGAGATCGAGGAACTTCTCGACAGCGCCGTCGCCGAAGCCGAAGCGGCCCCCTATCCGAACCCCGAAGACGTCCTTGCCGACGTCTACGTGACCCCATGA